A single region of the Ziziphus jujuba cultivar Dongzao chromosome 10, ASM3175591v1 genome encodes:
- the LOC107411604 gene encoding probable glucuronoxylan glucuronosyltransferase IRX7, whose protein sequence is MVEQKRPPRNRGFYVKMKLLHKHGRLQDKSFFYRYYKWVLWLSLTLYFFSSYLISNNPQSKLTSLSKTHVSNSKSSLASRALIEFNGNNNATQLRTEHTNQGLLNNLKIFVYDLPPKYNTDWLSNERCSNHLFASEVAIHKALLTSEVRTFDPYEADFFFVPVYVSCNFSTVNGFPAIGHARPLLASAIHLISSEYPFWNRTQGSDHVFVASHDFGACFHTLEDVAIADGVAEFLKKSIILQTFGVKYKHPCQDVENVVIPPYISPESVRTTIESSPANGRRDIFAFFRGKMEVHPKNVSGRFYGRRVRTMIWRRYNGDRRFYLQRTRFPGYQSEIVRSVFCLCPLGWAPWSPRLVESVALGCVPVIIADGIRLPFADAVKWPEISLTVAEKDVGKLGMILEHVAATNLTTIQRNLRDPRIKRALLFNNQVEEGDATWQVLSALAHKLGRSYRRRTAVSSQ, encoded by the exons ATGGTGGAGCAGAAGAGGCCCCCTAGGAACAGGGGGTTCTATGTTAAGATGAAGCTGTTGCATAAACATGGAAGACTACAGGATAAGAGCTTTTTTTACAGATATTACAAATGGGTTCTTTGGCTCTCTTTGACCCTCTATTTCTTCAGCTCCTACCTCATCAGCAACAATCCTCAGAGCAAGCTCACATCTTTATCCAAAACCCATGTTTCTAATTCCAAATCCAGCCTCGCCTCTCGTGCTCTCATCGAGTTCAACGGTAATAATAATGCTACCCAGCTCCGAACTGAACATACAAACCAAG ggttgttgaataatttgaagatttttgtGTACGATTTGCCACCAAAATACAACACAGATTGGCTCTCAAACGAGCGATGCAGCAACCATCTGTTCGCTTCTGAGGTGGCCATACACAAAGCCCTGTTGACCAGCGAAGTGCGCACCTTTGATCCTTACGAGGCCGATTTCTTCTTCGTCCCGGTCTATGTGTCCTGCAACTTCAGCACCGTTAATGGGTTCCCAGCAATCGGCCACGCTAGGCCTCTTTTGGCCTCGGCTATCCACCTCATCTCATCGGAGTACCCCTTTTGGAATCGGACCCAAGGCTCCGACCACGTGTTCGTTGCCTCTCATGATTTTGGTGCTTGCTTCCACACCCTG gAGGACGTGGCGATTGCAGATGGCGTAGCGGAGTTCTTGAAGAAGTCCATAATTTTGCAGACATTTGGTGTGAAATACAAACACCCGTGTCAAGATGTAGAGAATGTGGTAATCCCGCCTTACATCTCGCCGGAAAGCGTACGGACGACCATCGAGAGTTCTCCGGCGAACGGCCGGCGAGACATCTTCGCCTTCTTCAGGGGGAAAATGGAAGTCCACCCCAAAAACGTCAGCGGTCGGTTTTACGGCAG gCGGGTACGGACGATGATATGGCGGAGATACAACGGTGACCGGAGGTTTTACCTCCAGAGGACTAGGTTCCCCGGTTACCAGTCAGAGATCGTACGATCGGTCTTCTGTCTCTGTCCCCTTGGGTGGGCCCCATGGAGTCCTAGGCTAGTAGAATCCGTAGCATTGGGATGTGTGCCGGTCATCATAGCCGATGGTATCCGGTTGCCTTTCGCGGACGCCGTTAAGTGGCCGGAGATATCCCTAACGGTGGCTGAAAAGGACGTGGGAAAGTTGGGAATGATTCTTGAACACGTGGCAGCGACCAACCTCACCACAATTCAAAGGAACCTGCGGGACCCAAGAATTAAGCGGGCCCTACTTTTCAACAATCAGGTCGAGGAAGGCGATGCCACGTGGCAGGTGCTATCTGCGCTGGCGCACAAGCTAGGTAGGTCCTATAGGAGGCGGACTGCGGTTTCGAGCCAATAG